From Salvia splendens isolate huo1 chromosome 3, SspV2, whole genome shotgun sequence, a single genomic window includes:
- the LOC121795196 gene encoding NAD-dependent malic enzyme 59 kDa isoform, mitochondrial-like, protein MWRVARSAASSLRQSRRRMSTAIPGPCIVHKRGADILHDPWFNKDTGFPLTERDRLGLRGLLPPRVISFEQQYDRFMESYRSLEKNTQGQPDNVVSLAKWRILNRLHDRNETLYYRVLIDNIKNFAPTIYTPTVGLVCQNYSGLFRRPRGMYFSAKDKGEMMSMIYNWPAQQVDMIVLTDGSRILGLGDLGVQGIGIPIGKLDMYVAAAGINPQRILPVMLDVGTNNEKLLADKLYLGLRQHRLEGDEYLAIVDELMEAVHARWPKAIVQFEDFQMKWAFETLERYRKRFCMFNDDVQGTAGVALAGLLGSVRAQGRPLTDFADQKIVVVGAGSAGLGVLKMALQAVSRMAGPHADPHFFLLDKDGLITKERKCIDPAATPFAKSQGETKEFGLCEGSSLLDVIKKVKPHVLLGLSGVGGVFNEEILRAMKESDSTKPAIFAMSNPTANAECTAEEAFKHAGENIVFASGSPFDDVDLGNGKTGHVNQANNMYLFPGIGLGSLLCGARIITDDMLQAAAECLASYITDGEIQMGILYPSIDSIRDITAEVGAAVVRAAVAEGLADGRGEVGPKDLKYMSKEQTIKYVKENMWFPVYSPLVHEK, encoded by the exons ATGTGGAGAGTGGCGCGATCTGCTGCGTCGAGCCTCCGCCAGTCGCGGCGGCGGATGTCGACGGCGATACCGGGGCCGTGTATTGTACATAAGCGCGGCGCTGATATTCTCCACGATCCTTGGTTTAACAAG GACACAGGTTTCCCATTGACAGAAAGAGATAGACTGGGACTACGTGGTCTGCTTCCACCACGAGTGATATCATTTGAGCAGCAATATGACCGTTTCA TGGAATCATATAGATCCCTGGAAAAAAATACCCAAGGTCAACCAGATAATGTTGTTTCCCTTGCAAAATGGAGAATTTTGAACAGACTCCATGACAGAAATGAAACACTGTACTACCGA GTACTAATAGACAACATCAAGAACTTTGCTCCGACTATATATACTCCTACAGTAGGATTGGTATGTCAAAACTATTCCGGGTTGTTTCGGCGTCCACGTGGAATGTATTTCAGTGCCAAAGATAAGGGGGAGATGATGTCGATGATCTATAATTGGCCTGCACAGCAG GTTGATATGATTGTTCTGACAGATGGTAGTCGTATTCTTGGTCTTGGTGATCTTGGAGTTCAGGGAATAGGTATTCCAATTGGGAAACTTGACATGTATGTTGCCGCTGCTGGTATCAATCCACAAAGA ATATTGCCAGTTATGCTTGATGTAGGCACAAACAATGAGAAGCTACTTGCAGACAAACTTT ATTTGGGGCTCAGACAACATAGGCTGGAAGGCGATGAATATTTGGCGATTGTTGATGAGTTAATGGAAGCTGTTCATGCACGTTGGCCAAAGGCTATTGTGCAG TTTGAGGATTTTCAAATGAAGTGGGCTTTTGAGACACTAGAACGTTACCGCAAGAGGTTTTGCATGTTCAATGATGACGTACAG GGAACAGCTGGTGTTGCTTTGGCTGGGCTACTTGGTTCTGTTAGAGCACAAGGACGACCTTTGACGGATTTTGCAGACCAAAAAATCGTCGTGGTTGGGGCTGGAAG TGCAGGACTTGGTGTTCTCAAGATGGCATTACAGGCTGTTTCTAGAATGGCCGGACCACATGCAGATCCTCATTTTTTCCTTCTTGACAAAGAT GGTCTCATAACAAAAGAGAGAAAATGCATTGATCCTGCAGCTACCCCGTTTGCTAAATCTCAAGGCGAGACTAAAGAATTTGGACTTTGCGAGGGTTCTAGTCTGCTTGATGTG ATTAAAAAGGTTAAGCCACACGTGCTTCTTGGTTTATCTGGAGTTGGTGGTGTCTTTAACGAAGAG ATTCTAAGGGCCATGAAAGAATCAGACTCCACCAAACCGGCTATTTTTGCGATGTCTAATCCTACAGCAAATG CTGAATGTACTGCTGAGGAGGCTTTCAAACATGCTGGCGAAAATATTGTCTTTGCAAGTGGAAGCCCTTTTGATGATGTTGATCTAG GGAATGGGAAGACAGGGCATGTGAATCAAGCAAATAATATGTACCTCTTTCCGGG AATTGGCTTGGGAAGTCTTCTCTGTGGTGCTCGTATAATAACCGACGATATGCTGCAAGCAGCTGCAGAGTG CCTTGCTTCATACATCACAGACGGAGAAATTCAGATGGGCATCCTGTATCCATCCATTGATAG TATACGAGATATCACAGCTGAGGTTGGAGCTGCAGTTGTGAGGGCAGCAGTTGCTGAAGGTTTGGCTGATGGACGGGGCGAGGTGGGCCCCAAAGATTTGAAATACATGTCAAAG GAACAAACAATCAAGTATGTGAAGGAGAACATGTGGTTTCCTGTGTACAGCCCTCTTGTGCACGAAAAGTGA